TTTTCCGAAGCCACGGTAATCCACCATCACTACATCATAATCGTACCGGTAGAAATCGCGTGCGTACCTGGCCCAACCCTTGATGCTGCGGGTATTGCCGTGGAAGTAGAGGATGATGCCTTTGGAGTCTTTCCTGTAAAAATGGAGGCCATTGATCCTTACGCCGGGCTCGATATCGAAGAAGAGCTCTTTGAAGGGAACATCGTATTTGAACTGGAAATCGGCGGGCAGCCTTTCCGGTTTGAAGATGAGTTTATCCTGTATGAAAAAAGCAATGATGCTGAGTGCGGCAATTCCGATGATGATATACCAAACGAATGTAGGCAATACAGTCAGGTTTGCTGTAAGATACAAAAAGTCCGCGCTCTTGCTTAAAATCCGTCGTCGTTATTGATGCGTTTCAGGTTGAGATTAGTTACCGGTGCAACGATCAGCGGGAATTTCTCCACCGTTACATTGCTCACATCGAGCCCAAATCCTCTTTCTTCCGAGAGGCTGTATTCCTTGATCCAGAAGTAGAGTTTCATGATCATACGCTCGGTGATAGGCAGCTCGATATCCTGGCTGAGGAATTTTTCCATTACGATGAACTGGAAATCGCCTACCACATTGTTCCTTTCGAGGCTTTCGTAGCGGCTGGTGATATTCACTTCCTTATTGGCTACCAGGTCTGCCACCACTTTGCGGAACATGAGGTTGATCTTCGGCTCGATCCTGAATCCCAGCCTGAATTCCACGCGGATGATATCATTGGGGATGATATGGTCTACTGAATACTCGCAGGTATAGGGATCATCCAGTGTATCTACGTGAACGAACCAGTAGATATCTGCGCGTTTCGGTTTTTTGTTGAGGATAGAGTAGATGATCTTATGCTCGATCTCCTTGGGGTTATTGGCGCTGGTGAGGTACACCAGGTGGGTTGCATATTTGGGAACGGTTTTATCGTTGCTCAGTTCCTGTATCTGCGGGATATAATGTTCCAGCCGCACAAATTCCACGTACCTGTTCTTGATCTTGCGTGCCCGGTACCAGATATACATTACGGCAAAGAGTCCTCCGCCTACTATCAGGGTCACATAACCGCCGTGCGGGAATTTGTCGAGGTTGGCGGAAAGGAAACTGAGCTCGATACTGAGATAAACGGTGAGGAAGAGATAAATGAAAATGGGCTTCGTCCTCCTGCTGACCAGGTAATTGGCAAACAGGATGGTGGTGGCGATCATACACATGGTGATGGCCAGACCGTATGCGGCTTCCATCCTTGATGATTTCTGGAAATAAAGTGTGATGCCGCAACAACCGAGGAAGAGCATGGTGTTGATGCCGGGGATATATAACTGACCTCTTTCTTCCGTGGGATAGTTGATGCGCATTTTAGGCCATTGGTTCAGGCGCATGGCCTCACTGATAAGTGTGAACGAACCGCTGATCAATGCCTGGCTGGCGATGATAGCTGCAGCCGTAGCGATGATGATACCCGGCAGTACGAACCACTGGGGCATGATGGCATAGAAAGGGTTGAAGCCTTCCGCCAGCATCTGGGCTGTCATTTTATCGCCTTCGAAATTGGCGAGGAGGTAGGCGCCCTGTCCGAGATAGTTCAGGATCAGACAGCTCTTCACGAAGATCCAGGAACGGCGGATATTGGAGCGTCCGCAGTGGCCGAGATCCGAGTAAAGCGCTTCTGCACCGGTGGTACAGAGAAAGACGGCGCCGAGAATCCAGAATCCTTTCGGGTAAGTGGTCAGCAGATCGATGGCATACCAGGGGCTGAAAGCTTTGAAGATATGCAGATCGTCCTGGAGGTGCACGCTGCCCAGGGTTGCCAGCATGATGAACCAGCAGAACATGATCGGCCCGAACATCTTGCCGATGCTATGGGTGCCGAACTGTTGCAGGAAAAATAGCACGGTAAGTACACCCAGTACAATGTAAACGATAGTGGAATCCGGAATGGGACCCAGCTCATCGATATTGCGCAAACCTTCGATGGAGGAAGTGATGGAGATGGGAGGCGTGATCATTCCATCCGCAAGAAGCGCAGCTCCGCCGAGCATGGCCGGCAGCACCAGCCATTTTTTCTGACGTCTCACGAGTGCGTACAACGAAAATATGCCGCCTTCCCCCCGGTTGTCTGCCCGGAGAGTCAGGATCACATACTTTACGGTAGTTTGTAATGTGAGGGTCCAGATGATACAGGAAAGCGATCCCAGGATCAGTTTTTCCGTTATCACCTTATCACTGATGATTGCATTCAGTACGTAAAGAGGGGAGGTCCCGATATCGCCGTAGATGATCCCTAAAGCAATGAGTAGAGTTCCTGCCGTGACTTTATTAATATTTTTGCCCACAGTGAGTTAGCTTTCCCGTTATCAAAGGGTTTTTTCAAAAAAATAATAGCACCTGGGATATTCCGGGCGCTGGTACAAAGGTATAAGCAAAAAATTGAATCCGGGGGCGGTTTTTTGACCCTTCTCCAAATGAACATAAATACTTAAAATTATCCGTAAATTTTGGGCATGGAACTCACAATGCGTAATTTGGCTATTATGAAAAACGGAATGAAAACCCTGTGCAGTCTGCTTGCTGTGCTTTTGCTCACAGGACTGCTGCCCTTCACTTCCCGGGCGCAAAAGATAGCCTACGCCGAACCCGAACGGGAAGATAACCGCCGCACCAATTTCGAGATCATCGGAAAGGTGGGCAATAATATCCTCGTATTTAAAAACAATCGTACAGACAATGCCATTAGTGTGTACGACAACGATATGAAACTGATCAACCGGGTGAAGCTGGATTATATGGACGACCGGTGGATCAATGTAGACTTCATCCCTTATGCCAACCATACCTGGATGATCTACCAGTTCCAGCGAAAGAATGTAGTGTATTGCATGGGCGTGAAACTGAATGAAGAAGCAAAGCGGCTGACAGATCCCATTGAGCTGGACACTACCCGGATTGGTTGGTCTGCCAACAACAAGATCTACACTACCATCTTCAGTGACGATAAGCAGCAGGTGATGGTATTCAAGATCAACAGCAAGAACCCGAAGAATTTTCTCTTTACCACAATGCTCTTTGATGCCGAATTGCAGTTAAAAGAAAAACAACAATTGTCGCTCCCCATGGAAGAACGCCATGATTATCTCACAGACTTTTTACTGGACAATGAAGGCGAGCTGGTATTCGGCAAATTCAGGAGAAGGAACAGCAACGATTATATCACCGATCTCCAGATAATACGTAAAAAGCTCAACCGGACTGAATTCTCCTCCAATGTGCTGAATGACGACGAGAAGCTGTTGCTGGATGAAGTGAAGATCAAGGTTGACAATACAAACAGGCGCTACCTCTTCTCTGCACTTTATTACAAACAGAAAAGAGGAAATATAGAAGGATTGTATTCCGTGGTGTGGGACAAGGCCACAGACACATCTGTTCGCGTGAGCACGCTTATGTTCAGCGACGATCTCCGCAAACAGGCAAAAGGCTCGGATGCCAATCTTCGGTTAGCCTTCAACGATTATTTCATCAAGAACATCATCATAAAAAAAGATGGCGGTTACCTGCTGGCGGCAGAGTCCATGTACACAACTTCACGTGGCGGCCCCTTCAACAGGTGGGATTATATGGGCTGGGGTAACCCCTGGGCATACCCGATGGATTATTATTCCTGGGGTTCGCCTTACTATTCTCCCTGGGGTTGGAGCCGCTATGGCTACAACAGGTGGGGCGGAAGTCAATCCACCCGTTATTATGCGGAGAACATCATGCTCCTTTCCTTCGACAAAGATGGGAATATGGAATGGAATAATGTGATCCCCAAGAGCCAGTTTGATGATGATAACGACGATCTCATCTCCAACAATATCATGAATACAGGCGGCCAGCTTCACTTCCTTTTCAATGTGTACGAGCGCCGTACGCTCATCCTGAATGATCAGAGCATCGATGCCAATGGTAAAATTACGAGACACCCAACGTTGAAAAACCTCGACAAGGGCGTAGATTTCATGCCCAGATTGGGCAAACAAATAAGTTCCCGTAGTATGGTTATGCCTGCTCTGTACAGAAACTATATTACTTTCGCAAAAATCGATTTCTAAACCATTTTTGCGTGACAGGAACCTTTAAACAAAAAAACTCCGGCAATACGCTGGTATTGCTGGTGTATGGTTTAATACTAAAATTCAGCATCTTCCTTCGCCCGCAGGGGCCACTGGTACAGCCGGACGACGATCACTTTCTGTACAAATGGTTGATCGGATTCCTGGAGCCATTGCATCTATGGCCGGGCGTTTATTCCCTGATAGCATTTCTGTTGCTGTACAGTCAGGCATTGTTACTGAACCGTGTCTGCAATGCCCAGAAAATGATGGCCCGCCCCAATTACCTGGTGGCGATGAGTTACATGCTGATCACTTCCCTGTTTCCTGACTGGAATTATTTCTCTGCGCCCTTGCTGATCAATTCACTGCTGATCTGGTTGTTCTACAGGTTGAACACCCTGTACAATGCTTCCAAACCAGGCTCGGTTGTGTTCAATGCCGGCCTGATCATGGGCTTTATCACACTGCTGTACCAGCCTGCCATCGTATTCGTATTCTTCCTGATGCTGGCGGTCTTCATTGTGAGGCCTTTCCGGATCAAGGAGTGGCTGATCGGGCTGCTGGGTGTTACAGCACCTTATTATTTTATCGGGCTGGTGCTCTATCTCACCAATCAGTGGGACTGGAAAAAATTGCAGCCTGATATTTCATTCAGTCTGCCGCCAATGCCGGATTCGATATTCATCACCATCAGTCTTGGTTTGCTGGTATTGCCATTTATCATTGGAGGTTTCTTTGTTCAGAACAATCTCAGTAAAATGTTCATCCAGGTGAGAAAGAGCTGGAGCCTGTTGCTGGTTTGCCTTGTAACCAGCACTCTCATCATCCTGATCAACGGGGGCACCAACTACGTGAACTGGAGTCTTTGCGCAGTACCGCTGGCTGTATTCCATGGTGCGGCCTGGTTCTATCCGCAGGGGAAATTAATCCCTTCCATTATGCATTGGCTCATATTCGGATACGCCATGTATCTGAATTACTGGCTGCCAGCATAATCCACTTGTTCCGCTATGAAATGATTCAGGTTTCGTATCTTTGCAATCCTCAATGTATACCCATTATGAAATTTGGCGTTGTAGTTTTTCCAGGATCAAATTGTGACAGAGATATGCAGGATGCCCTGCAGAATGATCTTAACCAGGAAGTGACCATGTTGTGGCATAAAGACAAGGACCTCAGCATGTTCACCACAGATGATTGCATCGTGCTTCCCGGAGGTTTTTCTTATGGCGATTACCTGCGCTGCGGCGCCATCGCCCGTTTCAGCCCGATGATGCAGAGCGTGATCGAGTTCGCCAACAAAGGCGGCAAAGTGCTGGGCGTTTGTAACGGCTTCCAGGTGCTTTGTGAGGCAGGCCTTCTTCCCGGCGTGCTCTTACGCAATGCTAACCAGCAGTTTATCAGCAAAAACATTTATATCAAAGGTCTGGGTTCCAACCAGGCGCTCAAGATCCCTATCGCTCACGGTGAAGGCCGCTACTATGCAGACGAGAAAACGCTCGATGCGCTGGAAGCCAATGGACAGGTGATCTACAGGTATTGTGATGAGAACGGTAACATCAACGTAAATGCCAATCCAAATGGCGCTACACGCAATATCGCTGGTATCAGAAATGCCAATGGAAATGTATTCGGAATGATGCCTCACCCTGAGCGCGCAACCTCCGAAGCACTGGGCAATATCGACGGTAAGATCATATTAAACGCCTTGTTGATAAACCCCGATAGCACGTTGGTAAAGACTTCCGCTGAATTGGTCAACTTTTAGAGATTTGTTAGCTTTTTTTAGTTGAAATTTACAAGCATGATCGGCAGGTGAAAAGGATTCCTGCTAAAGGAATGAACCTGATCGTGATTTGTAAACTCTTAATTTTTGTCTGATGAAAAAGTTAGCATTACTCGGTATAGTTTGCCTGATCGGCTCTGTAGCCCTGGCCCAGTCTTCTAAAGCTGTTAAATGGACATTCACCTCCAAGAAAGTTGCTGCCGGCACTTATGAAGTGCATATGACAGCTGCTGTTAGCGGAGACTACCATATCTACGCTCAGAACGCTG
This portion of the Pseudobacter ginsenosidimutans genome encodes:
- the purQ gene encoding phosphoribosylformylglycinamidine synthase subunit PurQ, with the translated sequence MKFGVVVFPGSNCDRDMQDALQNDLNQEVTMLWHKDKDLSMFTTDDCIVLPGGFSYGDYLRCGAIARFSPMMQSVIEFANKGGKVLGVCNGFQVLCEAGLLPGVLLRNANQQFISKNIYIKGLGSNQALKIPIAHGEGRYYADEKTLDALEANGQVIYRYCDENGNINVNANPNGATRNIAGIRNANGNVFGMMPHPERATSEALGNIDGKIILNALLINPDSTLVKTSAELVNF
- a CDS encoding KUP/HAK/KT family potassium transporter — encoded protein: MGKNINKVTAGTLLIALGIIYGDIGTSPLYVLNAIISDKVITEKLILGSLSCIIWTLTLQTTVKYVILTLRADNRGEGGIFSLYALVRRQKKWLVLPAMLGGAALLADGMITPPISITSSIEGLRNIDELGPIPDSTIVYIVLGVLTVLFFLQQFGTHSIGKMFGPIMFCWFIMLATLGSVHLQDDLHIFKAFSPWYAIDLLTTYPKGFWILGAVFLCTTGAEALYSDLGHCGRSNIRRSWIFVKSCLILNYLGQGAYLLANFEGDKMTAQMLAEGFNPFYAIMPQWFVLPGIIIATAAAIIASQALISGSFTLISEAMRLNQWPKMRINYPTEERGQLYIPGINTMLFLGCCGITLYFQKSSRMEAAYGLAITMCMIATTILFANYLVSRRTKPIFIYLFLTVYLSIELSFLSANLDKFPHGGYVTLIVGGGLFAVMYIWYRARKIKNRYVEFVRLEHYIPQIQELSNDKTVPKYATHLVYLTSANNPKEIEHKIIYSILNKKPKRADIYWFVHVDTLDDPYTCEYSVDHIIPNDIIRVEFRLGFRIEPKINLMFRKVVADLVANKEVNITSRYESLERNNVVGDFQFIVMEKFLSQDIELPITERMIMKLYFWIKEYSLSEERGFGLDVSNVTVEKFPLIVAPVTNLNLKRINNDDGF